One window of Phycisphaeraceae bacterium genomic DNA carries:
- a CDS encoding transposase: protein MDNASWRVLAASVRKLDRSPRGGRFTFTDADIVLTFLWAVLHRRPTSWACRRDAWPLWRRGRLPSPSRMSRRLRTTSVQALLAAAEAENLVSASGALVLALDGKALRVASHSGDRTATFGAWGLRGYKLHAICDLAGSIVSWRLTPMHCHEAVMAKRMMRDMELNGYVLADSNYDSVKLYELCACKGGQLVVPRKDCRVGRGVRRSGTHPDRRRAIDMLEQSMTGFGRGLLSLRRVIERVFARLEMTHHVGLIPPHVRGIERVRRWIQAIIILDRHTQAMKR, encoded by the coding sequence ATGGACAACGCGAGTTGGAGGGTGTTGGCGGCGAGCGTGCGGAAGCTGGATCGGAGCCCGCGTGGCGGTCGCTTCACCTTCACCGATGCGGACATCGTGCTGACCTTTCTCTGGGCCGTCTTGCACCGACGACCCACCTCCTGGGCGTGCCGACGCGATGCATGGCCGTTGTGGCGGCGTGGTCGATTGCCCTCGCCAAGCAGGATGAGCCGGCGGCTGAGAACCACCAGCGTCCAGGCGTTACTTGCCGCGGCGGAGGCGGAGAATCTGGTCTCTGCATCGGGAGCGTTGGTGCTGGCTCTTGACGGCAAGGCCCTGCGCGTCGCCTCGCACTCCGGAGACCGGACCGCGACCTTCGGCGCATGGGGACTGCGCGGCTACAAGCTCCATGCGATCTGCGATCTCGCGGGCTCGATCGTCTCCTGGCGTCTCACGCCCATGCACTGCCATGAAGCAGTGATGGCCAAGCGGATGATGCGAGACATGGAGTTGAACGGGTATGTGCTGGCCGACTCGAACTACGACAGCGTGAAGCTCTATGAACTCTGCGCGTGCAAGGGCGGACAACTGGTGGTTCCGCGGAAGGACTGCCGCGTGGGTCGCGGCGTGCGGCGGTCCGGAACGCATCCGGACCGCCGTCGAGCCATCGACATGCTGGAGCAGAGCATGACGGGCTTCGGCAGGGGCCTGCTGTCACTCCGGCGCGTGATCGAGCGTGTGTTTGCACGCCTGGAAATGACCCACCATGTGGGGCTTATCCCGCCGCACGTGCGCGGCATCGAGCGGGTCCGTCGATGGATCCAAGCCATCATCATCCTTGATCGACACACACAGGCAATGAAGCGATGA